In the Pseudonocardia sediminis genome, CCAGTCTTCCCGGAGGAATCCCCGTGTCCGCACCGCTCGCCCCGCCCGCGTCCGCCCCGATCCGGGTGCCGGCCGGGACGACGGCCGGTGCCCGGATCCGCGAGGGCGGCCTGCCCACCAGCGGCCCGGACGCGATCATCGTGGTCAAGGACGACGAGGGCACCCTGCGCGACCTGGCCTGGGCCCCCGACGCCGACGCCGAGGTCGTGCCGGTGCGCGCGGACACCGAGGAGGGCCGCAGCGTCATCCGGCACTCGGCCGCGCACGTGCTCGCCCAGGCAGTCCAGCAGCTGTTCCCGAAGGCGAAGCTGGGCATCGGCCCGCCCGTCACCGACGGCTTCTACTACGACTTCGACGTGGACACCCCGTTCACCCCGGAGGACCTCACCAAGATCGAGTCGGCGATGAAGAAGATCGTCAAGGGCGGTCAGCGGTTCTCCCGTCGGCGGTTCGAGTCCCGCGATCAGGCCCGCGCCGAGCTCGCCGACGAGCCGTACAAGCTGGAGCTGATCGACCTCAAGGGCGGCACCGGAGACGACGACGCCGCCACCGACGGCGAGGTCATGGAGGTCGACTCCTCCGGCGAGCTGACCATCTACGACAACGTGCACGCCCACTCCGGCGAGACCGTCTGGTCGGACCTGTGCCGCGGCCCGCACATCCCGACCACGAAGTTCATCCCGGCGTTCAAGGTCCTGCGCAGCGCCGCCGCCTACTGGCGCGGCGACCAGGCCAACGCCCAGCTGCAGCGCATCTACGGCACCGCGTGGGAGTCGCAGGAGGCGCAGGACGCGTACCTGGAGCGGATCGCCGAGGCCGAGCGCCGCGACCACCGCCGTCTGGGCACCGAGCTGGACCTGTTCAGCTTCCCGGACGAGATCGGCTCCGGGCTCGCGGTGTTCCACCCCAAGGGCGGCATCGTGCGCAAGGAGCTGGAGGACCTGTCCCGGCTGCGGCACACCGAGGCCGGCTACGAGTTCGTCTTCTCCCCGCACGCCACCAAGGGCTCGCTGTTCGAGCTGTCCGGGCACCTGGAGTGGTACGCCGAGGGCATGTACCCGCCGATGAAGCTCGACGAGGAGCGGGACGCCGAGGGCAAGCTGAAGAAGGCGGCCGTCGACTACTACCTCAAGCCGATGAACTGCCCGATGCACAACCTGATCTTCCGCTCGCGCGGGCGGTCCTACCGCGAGCTGCCGCTGCGGCTGTTCGAGTTCGGCACCGTCTACCGCTACGAGAAGTCCGGCGTGGTGCACGGCCTGACCCGGGCGCGGGGCTTCACCCAGGACGACGCCCACATCTACTGCACCCGCGAGCAGATGGCCGGGGAGATCCGGAGCCTGCTGCAGTTCGTGCTGGACCTGCTGCGCGACTATGGCCTCGACGACTTCTACCTCGAGCTCTCCACCCGCAACCCGGAGAAGTCGATCGGCTCCGACGAATCGTGGGCCGAGGCGACCGACGCGCTGCGCGAGGCCGCGCAGGGCTTCGGGCTCGACCTCGTCGACGACCCGGGCGGCGCCGCGTTCTACGCGCCGAAGATCTCCGTCCAGGCCCGCGACGCGATCGGCCGCTACTGGCAGATGTCGACCATCCAGGTCGACCTGATGCTCCCGGACCGCTTCGAGCTGGAGTACACCGCCTCCGACGGGTCCCGGCAGCGTCCGGTGATGATCCACCGCGCGCTGTTCGGCTCGATCGAGCGGTTCTTCGGGGTGCTCACCGAGCACTACGCGGGCGCGTTCCCGGCCTGGCTGGCGCCGGTCCAGGTGGTCGGCATCCCGGTCACCGACGAGCAGGAGCCGGCCGTCCGGGAGATCGCGGCGGCGCTCAAGAAGCGCGGCGTGCGGGTCGAGGTCGACTCCGGCGACGACCGGATGCAGAAGAAGATCCGCACCCACACCCTGCAGAAGGTGCCGTTCATGCTGCTCGCGGGCGCCCGCGACGTCGAGGCGGGCGCGGTCAGCTTCCGGTTCCGCGACGGCAGCCAGCGCAACGGGGTGCCGGTGGATCAGGCCGTCGAGACGATCGCGTCCTGGATCGCCTCGCGGAGCAACGTCTCCCCGACCGCGGACGTCCTGCCGGAAGCCTAGGATCGGCGTTCATGGACGACGGTGCCGGCGCGACGGAACCGGAGTGGGTTCCGCAGGACGGGGTCGGCACACCGGACGGCTTCGCCCGGTTGTGGACCCCGCACCGGCTCGCCTACATCAAGGACGCCACCGACTCGCGCTGCCCGTTCTGCCGGATCGCGGCGGGGGACGCCGGCCCGGGATCCGAGAACCCGGACGAGGACAACCTCGTCGTCGCCCGGGGCCGTGAGGTATACGCCCTGCTCAACCTGCACCCGTACAACCCTGGGCACCTGATGGTGCTGCCCTACCGGCACGTCGCGGAGCTGGAGGACCTCACCGACTCGGAGGCCTCCGAGCTGATGGTCTTCACCCGCCAGGCCGTGGTGACGATGAAGAAGGTCGCCGCGCCGCACGCGTTCAACGTCGGGCTCAACCTGGGCACGGTCGCCGGCGGGTCGCTGGCCGAGCACCTGCACCAGCACGTGGTGCCGCGGTGGGGCGGGGACGCGAACTTCATCGCCGTCGTCGGCCAGACCAAGGTGATCCCTCAGTTGCTCGCCGAGACCCGGGCCCAGCTGGCGGCGGCGTGGGAGCCACCCCACGGCGACGGGTCCGTACCCGACTAGTCTGGCCCGCGTCCTCGCGCGCGAGCCCGGGGCCCCGCCGACGTCTTACGAGGAGACGGCTCCCGCCGATGCTCAACCTGTTCGCCCGCGCACACGTCAACCGGGTCACCGACCCCGTGGGCCGGTGGCTGGTCGACCGCGGCATGAGCCCGGACACGGCGACGGTGCTCGGCACCGTCGGGGCGGTCGCCGCGGCGGTCGGGTTCCTGCCCCGGGGCGCGTTCGTCGTCGGGCCGATCGTCATCACGTTCTTCGTGCTGCTGGACCTCGTCGACGGCGCGATGGCCCGCGCCCGCGGGTACGGCACACCGTTCGGCGCGGTGCTGGACTCCACGTGCGACCGGATCGTCGACGGCGCCCTGTTCGCGGCGCTGGCCTGGTGGGCGCTGCAGTCCGGGGACTCCCGGCTGGCCGGCGGCGCCGCGCTGGTGTGCCTGGTCGGCGGGCAGCTGGTCTCCTACGTCAAGGCCCGCGCCGAGAGCGTGGACCTCCGGGCCGAGGGCGGCCTGGTCGAGCGGGCCGAGCGCCTGATCCTGGGCCTGGTCGGCACGTTCCTCGCCGGGGTCGGGGTGCCCTACGCCCTCGAGGTGGCGCTGATCGTCCTGGCCGTCGGCACCGCCGTCACCCTCGCGCAGCGGATCGCGGCCGTGCACCGGAGCGCCCGGGAGCGGACATGAGCCCGGCCGCGGCGCTGTGGCGGGCACGTCTCGCCGAACGTCTCGCGGACGTGGAGTACGCGGCGGCCTGGGCACTGGTGAGTCGCCTGCCGGAACCGTTGGTCACGGCCGCGTTCCGGGCCGGGGCCGACCTCGCGGCCCGTCGCGGCGGAGGAGGGGTCGACCGGTTGCGGTCGAACCTGGCGCGGGTCCGTCCCGGCGCCGGCCCGGCCGAGCTGGACGTCCTGGTCCGGGACGGGATGCGCAGCTACGCCCGGTACTGGCAGGAGGCGTTCCGGCTGCCGTCGATGGACCCGGCGGCCGTGCACGCCGCGATGCACCCGCACGTCCGCGGGATCGGGCCGTCGCTGACGACCCTGGAGTCCGGCCGCGGCGTGATCTACGCGCTGCCGCACGCCGGGAACTGGGACGTCGCCGGCCTCTACATGGTGCGTGAGCTCGCCCGGCTCGGGCTCGAGCCCGCGATCACGACGGTGGTGCAGCGCCTGAGCCCGGAGTCGCTCTACCGCCGGTTCGTCGACTACCGGTCCTCGCTCGGCTTCGAGGTGGTCGCCGCCGACGACGGCCGCGCGGCGCACCGGGCGCTGACCCGTCGGCTCGCGGCCGGGGGAGTGGTCTGCCTGATCGCCGACCGCGACCTGTCCGGCACCGGCGTTCCGGTCGACTTCTGCGGCGCGCCCGCCCGTCTCCCGGCCGGTCCGGCCCGGCTCGCGCTGCTCACAGGCGCGGCGCTGCACCCGGCGTACGCGACGTTCACCCCGGACGCGTGGGGCGCGCGGGTCGGGCCCGAGATCGCCGTTCCGGACCGGGCGTCGGTCCCGGCCGCGGTGCAGGCGTTGGCCGTCGAGTTCGCCTCGATGATCGCGGCGAAGCCGGAGGACTGGCACATGCTGCAGCCGATCTGGACCGCCGACCTGCCCGCCCCGGCGCGCCCCGGCCCCGCCACCGCCGAGCCCGCCGGCCCGCCGCGGGCTCCCGTCGTGGAGCGGGCCCGGTGAGGCCCGGTCGGGCCCGGCCCGCGGCGATCGACCTCTCGACGGGCGGGCGGCTGCGGATCGGGATCGTCTGCCCGTACTCGCTCGACGTCCCGGGCGGGGTGCAGGCCCACGTCCTCGACCTCGCGGTCGCCCTGCAGGAGCTCGGCCACGACGTCGAGGTGCTGGCCCCGGCCGTCGACGCCACCGCCGTCCCGGACTTCGTCACCTCCGCAGGCCGCGCGCTCGGCGTCCCCTACAACGGGTCCGTGGCCCGGGTGACGTTCGGCCCGGTCACCTACGCCCGCGTCCGCCGCTGGCTCG is a window encoding:
- the thrS gene encoding threonine--tRNA ligase; the encoded protein is MSAPLAPPASAPIRVPAGTTAGARIREGGLPTSGPDAIIVVKDDEGTLRDLAWAPDADAEVVPVRADTEEGRSVIRHSAAHVLAQAVQQLFPKAKLGIGPPVTDGFYYDFDVDTPFTPEDLTKIESAMKKIVKGGQRFSRRRFESRDQARAELADEPYKLELIDLKGGTGDDDAATDGEVMEVDSSGELTIYDNVHAHSGETVWSDLCRGPHIPTTKFIPAFKVLRSAAAYWRGDQANAQLQRIYGTAWESQEAQDAYLERIAEAERRDHRRLGTELDLFSFPDEIGSGLAVFHPKGGIVRKELEDLSRLRHTEAGYEFVFSPHATKGSLFELSGHLEWYAEGMYPPMKLDEERDAEGKLKKAAVDYYLKPMNCPMHNLIFRSRGRSYRELPLRLFEFGTVYRYEKSGVVHGLTRARGFTQDDAHIYCTREQMAGEIRSLLQFVLDLLRDYGLDDFYLELSTRNPEKSIGSDESWAEATDALREAAQGFGLDLVDDPGGAAFYAPKISVQARDAIGRYWQMSTIQVDLMLPDRFELEYTASDGSRQRPVMIHRALFGSIERFFGVLTEHYAGAFPAWLAPVQVVGIPVTDEQEPAVREIAAALKKRGVRVEVDSGDDRMQKKIRTHTLQKVPFMLLAGARDVEAGAVSFRFRDGSQRNGVPVDQAVETIASWIASRSNVSPTADVLPEA
- a CDS encoding HIT family protein, producing MDDGAGATEPEWVPQDGVGTPDGFARLWTPHRLAYIKDATDSRCPFCRIAAGDAGPGSENPDEDNLVVARGREVYALLNLHPYNPGHLMVLPYRHVAELEDLTDSEASELMVFTRQAVVTMKKVAAPHAFNVGLNLGTVAGGSLAEHLHQHVVPRWGGDANFIAVVGQTKVIPQLLAETRAQLAAAWEPPHGDGSVPD
- the pgsA gene encoding phosphatidylinositol phosphate synthase, which translates into the protein MLNLFARAHVNRVTDPVGRWLVDRGMSPDTATVLGTVGAVAAAVGFLPRGAFVVGPIVITFFVLLDLVDGAMARARGYGTPFGAVLDSTCDRIVDGALFAALAWWALQSGDSRLAGGAALVCLVGGQLVSYVKARAESVDLRAEGGLVERAERLILGLVGTFLAGVGVPYALEVALIVLAVGTAVTLAQRIAAVHRSARERT
- a CDS encoding phosphatidylinositol mannoside acyltransferase; this encodes MSPAAALWRARLAERLADVEYAAAWALVSRLPEPLVTAAFRAGADLAARRGGGGVDRLRSNLARVRPGAGPAELDVLVRDGMRSYARYWQEAFRLPSMDPAAVHAAMHPHVRGIGPSLTTLESGRGVIYALPHAGNWDVAGLYMVRELARLGLEPAITTVVQRLSPESLYRRFVDYRSSLGFEVVAADDGRAAHRALTRRLAAGGVVCLIADRDLSGTGVPVDFCGAPARLPAGPARLALLTGAALHPAYATFTPDAWGARVGPEIAVPDRASVPAAVQALAVEFASMIAAKPEDWHMLQPIWTADLPAPARPGPATAEPAGPPRAPVVERAR